The Juglans regia cultivar Chandler chromosome 1, Walnut 2.0, whole genome shotgun sequence nucleotide sequence TCAAAGATGTTTTAAGAAACATATCtttcaagatttgaaattttagtttGGTTAGTAAAACTAACAGAAATCCTTAGATTCATATGCAGACTGCCATATctaaatgatgaataaattccaaaattatttgtgaatctAATGATTACATAGTGGGCATACCTAAGCAAGTTATTCACCATGACTGCAACGTAAATGCATACAAATAAAgtattctatgttttttttagaaagCTAAAAACAACAGATAAATACAATGGCCTGCCATGACATCCCTACCCAATGAAGCATGAGTGGTCCAGCCACTGTCACAGGCAGTGACGTCTAAGCATTTTAATCCCCTTAAAGCAAAAGcaaatattactcttttttttaaaagagagagagagagagagagagagagagtcagttTTACTAAAGTGCAAAGGGGAGTAACCCAGTACATAGGAGGTACACTAAAGAAACCCCCATTAGGAAGAGGGAGACGAACACAAATTCATAAATGCTACAAAGTTAGCAGAACAAAAAACTAGTACCTGGAGAAATTGCAGCACTAATTTGTTTGGAGGCCGAGTATAAATGTCGGATGAAAGGCATTCGCTTTATGAACCATTCTCCGAGTGAGAAAAGAGTGCTACCAATCCAGGATGAAACAAAAACACCAACAAATAATACAAAAAGTAAAGATGTGATAAACCCAAGCCCTGCATCAGAAACCAAGTGCcttgagacaattttttttttccataaatacCTTGACCCATGATCAAAGATGTAGAATATAAAGGCAAGTTCGAGAATAAGTACCAAGAACAaaagacaaaatacaaaaaagacaAGCCCAGATAAAAATTGGGTGACGCAGAAGAATGTGATTATATGACGCAGCAAGTTTTACATATACAAGAAGTATGTAATGTCACACTAAATTTGTCATCATAAGAGTTAAAATCTTCTGAGACATGGTAAAGGCATCATAGGCCAGTCGAGCAACACTAACCAGCCAGATACAATGGGAATCAACATGATGCAGATCATCATCTGTTCTCTGATGCCCACACACACTGAGGTTCCCAAAAAACTTAGCACTCCAACCAAACCTCATCACGTTTTAGACTACTTCAATAATTCCCCCAACACCAGGGACGAAGCGCCGGGGGGGTGGCCCTCCCAAgtcttgaagaaaaaatttcattggATGCTTTGGTTGCATGTCTTCCTTTCCAACTTTtgacaattttttgtttttttttataggtacttTTGACAATTTTGTTCATATAAGTTTATAAGATGGCCAGTGTCTCACCAAAAAGTAAGGAGTGTACATTGTCcctaattttatctttttcatcattaaattagCTTTTGGTCTTCAGTGTTTTttctattgtatttaatttgaagaaaattataatttgatattatattatttcttgcttaaaacttataattatcttaataaaatatatttaatgaaaaaagtCTAAGTTTGACTGGGTAGCTAGCTACACAATATGTAATTCATGTACtacttaaaatcttttaatataatttactattataagttatttaGAAAACCCAAAGCTTAGTTTATCtttcacatatataattatccATTTTCTTATAATTCATATGTAACTCGTTTTCAAAGTTTAGCCGCTTTCTTTTAATTGCAACATATAACAAGCCTTCACGTAAAATTTTCGAAATTATTGGAAGAATgaaatttcaagatttatttttttctttcttatttttattcactttatttatatattgtatcaCTTTGTTGATGgttttcctaaaaaaattcaattgaaCTATTTATTCTAATCTAGAAATATTTGGCCCCTCCAAACTTATAATACTGGCTTTGTCCCTGCCCAACACTGAACATTTAGTTCATAATCCACACGGGAAACTCATGAAAATCTAAGAATAAAATTACAAGGGGGAGAATAACTCAAAATTACTATGCAATAGATGAACCATTTTTAATAACTTGGTTTACAGTTGAGCTTCCTTATTCATGTCAAGGAGAATAACCCTAATTTAGCACGGTTTAAAATCACCAGTTATTTAAGTAAGGCCCAAATATATATGCTCCTCATACTTCATAACattaaaaactcaaaataactAATAGTGCATCAAAAATACTTACCGAATATGTCAATGCCAAGCTGGGCATATACTGGACTGAAGAAACCATCAACAAATTGAATAAACCACCATGTAACAAAAAATGTAACTGCAACCGGGAAAAGAACTACACTGCAATTTCACAATTCAACGTAACATCAGTCCTGTAGATAGAAATTCATTAGAGACAACCGCATCAAGAGGAATAGTTGAACTTATTACCATCCAGTCATAAACTTCTTCGAGACCCAACTCTGAAGAACAAAACAGCAAGCCTGAACAGGTGAACGGAACAAGAAATCACAAGTTAAAAGACAGGgcgagagaggaaaaaaaatctcaatgctGTCCTCCTGTGCTTGCAACTCTGGGTCAAAGTCTCTAACTATTATCCGACCCTTCCTCACATTTATGGTACTAAATCTGTTCAGAGAGCACTAGATAAACTCCTTcggaaaaaaataatcaaagggATCCAGGATCCAGTAGATCCGCACAGTCGGCAGTCAAAGGGAGAGGTAGAAGAAAGGCGGACCTTGCGAGTGGAGGAGTTGTTGGGGGAGCTAGGGGGAGACTTGGTTGGATCCTCGCCACCATTTTCAGCTAGACTCAGAGGAATGGACGTGGATTCCTTTTCTTCGGCCATTTCTTCCACTTTTTCAGTTACAGAACGACTCTTTCCGACTTTGAGAGGGAGTTCTTGACCTTGTTTCGAGCGCGAGGTTTCTGCACCGTGTCCTCGCGCGAGTTTGAGAGAAAAGACTGACGTGGTTTGCGAGgtgataaattataataaaataattaataatatagacTTGGATATCAAGCAAATAATAATCAAGTAGTTGTGATATTTCTAAGAGAAAACCTGGGAGCGGTCCGGCTGCTCCCTTCATTAATCAGCCCCGCGCTACGTAAgtattttatagtatttaatatatatttgcatacaCTTGATCAAGTTCTATACAGcctcctcctccctccttcGTCTTCCATGCCATTGCAACCCATATGAAATGTCAGCCCACACTCATCCTTGATGGCGCTCAACCCAGATGGTGGCAAGGACGGAACTCGACCTAGACAGTGACGGGGCTCGGTAATCTGCCAATATTGAGTTCTCAATGTGTGCCTGACCAGTAAAATTTTTCTGAACAAGAAGAACAGTCGACTCTCATGTGTTTGtgatttattgatatattaagtaACCCACTTTATCTTGCATGTAGAttcctaaaatattttctcatataatGGACAAGTTGGgctgtaagttttttttatttttgaccgGGATTTTAAATGGTTATTTTATTGCCTAGAGAGAGTTGATTTTTCCAAGAATTTAAGTGTTATGAGAAGTTGATTTTTCTGATCTGCATAtataccttatatatatataaatataaggtATGACGTTCACGAACAGTTTGTCTAAAAACCCTACTTTGCaaatagaggaagagaaaatcTAAGGAGCTTGGAGACGAATACGAGTTCTAACTTTTGCGTGTAGTGATTCTGTGGGGGTGAGCTCTAATTAATCTATTTCTAATATGAAAAAGAGAGCCGAGTTGGAGAAATCGGGCTATTTTTCAGCCAATTGCAAACACCAATTATATTTTGACAcatgaattattttacattaagTCAAAAAAGTGCATCGCAGTGGATTATTCATCTCCATGACCACTAAGTCCGGCCCCTCACGTTCGTTGCTTTCTGAAGCACTTCTTCTCCTACCGCAGTCGCCCATCTCTATTGCCTATCATGGTAAATCCATGCGGTTGAGCAAGGAAAAATTAGAGGCCCAATTGAGCATGCGGCAaatccatctccatctccaactTCTTCCTAGAGAAGTTTCTTGCGCaaggaaaaattagaaaatcttgCCGCATGCTCTATTGCCATTGCAGTGCCTAGACTCTAAAATCttgtccttttttattttttatttgaaacagACCATAATTTAGCACATGCTTCtctctggaaaaaaaaaatcatcgaaATCAAAAGTTGATTTTTCTCCTTGTTATAATCGAAGGTACAGTGAGCTTTGGAGACTTGCGAATCTGGGTCTCCCTCTAGATTTCTTACACAAACTTACAATTTTAAGGCATGACAACTTGCACTTGCAGTCCATATGGTAGGAATTTCTATCACTTTGTTGCTTTTGAGTTTTCTTACCACCTGGTGAGGGTTCATTTAGCTAGGGGCATATACCAAACTGCTTGGATCTTCTATCTTTTACCACGCAGAGACCCAAGTGGAGCTACCTTTTTTGCAAGGATGGTTAATGGGTCAAAGCCAAGCTAGTCCTATTTCAATGTTGCCTCTATTTGTCGTCAATGTGTTTGTTTTTCGTCTATCCTGCAGTGGGAGAGAAATCACGATTAGGGGCTGGGTTTGTTTTTCGTTTCTTCTACAATGGGACATATGATAGATAAAGTGTTAGGCCTACGTGGAGGTCACCCATTGGAGGGTTGTTGTTTGAAGTAAAACAGCCCGACCAGTTCTAAGAtttacttgatgaaaaaatctattcatcattcaaaCTCCCATCATCATCCCATCATTTCATGATATGgcattaaatgttaaatttacaagtaaaatgtaataaataattttcaatcacctAATACCATATCATAGGATGATGGAAgttaggatgatgagtagcattactcttctaaTATTAATGGCCGTGGTAAATCATATTTTTGGGTCATAATTATGTCGTGTTAAGTCATaaacatttaattatatagGTCAATTTGAACTAGGAGTATGCAGTAGCCCCGCTGCCACACCCTCATTTgccccgccccgcatctggCTTCCTAGCGGGGGCGAGGGCACCCTGCCACACATTTCTCCCCCTacaccttttatttttaatataaatatataaatatttattatttttactatatattcttttggtcggtaaattatttttactatatataaatatagtactatgtattaagtataattttaacttaatattttatataagttgcAGTGTAGTAAGGTGACCCTTTTATAGATTGCATTGACAATACAAATTTCAcatttaagcaatgtgagactcttgtattacactacaacttacacaagatatgtactagcaaatttaaaaactacatagtttttacaaatttaaatttacgaTTTGAGTCCCCAAATGTGTTTTTGATCATTTTTAGACCCATGAATAATTTATGGGCCTAGTGAAATATAGTCCATTATTGAAGTGAAATATAGTCACCTCTCCACATACCCCGCACCGTATGGTGTGGGTAGCATCCCTAATTCGAACTCAACTCGTTAAGTTAAACATGTCAAACTTCCAAATTCTAACCCAACTCAATTAGATAACGATATGACGTGTCACTTATTTTgatccgtttaataattaattagaaatatgttaacaagACACAATTCATTTAAACCCGTTTCATTTAAATGGATTGAACTAAAacgcataactcatttgacctaattaacataattttacataaaagttaaaatctatatctattaataacctaatatcttaaaaaatatatatatcaatatttttcaaattttaacatataataaaactaatattacaaccatacaataacaaatatgagcataggtataaaattacaatcccaacaatcaaaacaataaaattataaacatattgagaaataccaatattacaacttaacaataataaaattttaattttaaaataaattctaaactggtcaaaacgggttgatttcATTTTAAGTAGGTTGACCCGTTATTGACACGTTTATAAGTtatgtcttaacgggtcaacccgttgacccgttaacatcaaactcaaactcactAATTTCGTGTTGGGTTCACGGGTTGTATGACATATTGTCACTCCTAAATATTAATTTGTGTaataattctaaatattcaatcCTACAATTAGTATTAGAACATTAAAAatagtttgaaattttattaatatctaaataattAGTAAACAATATCACATTAATGAAGATATAACGGTAGTGAAAGTGTTtcgtttcatcttatcttatcattacaattttctcaaattttcacacaaaatataataaataattcaaaattttcaaatatcaaaacaataataatattctgataatattttattcaactttcatctaaactcatattatctcaactcactatccaaaccacacATAAAATTCCCTTAATTTATGTAGAGTTCAGGCAAGAGTATTAATTTTCCTTGTGGAAATACAAAagaatttactttttataataattttcaactAACAACATAATGGTCTTTATGCTTGTAATCCATGTATGGTAGATGAGGACTACTTGAAGCGATTTCGAGAGAACCACGTTCTTGCACTTAAAATGCAATCTTTTTAGCATGTGGGGCATGGTCCACGAAGGGTGGGCAGTAGGGCCTTGCACCCCATTCTCCTGCACTCCAGCGTTTGGCCCCTACCTGGGGGGCCTCATCCGTCAAATACGAGCGGCAAGGTATCCGCTCGCATCTGTGAACCCAACAGGGATAGGGGGTGGGCTGGGCCTAGGCTCGCCCATATGTTCCCTCGTCCGCtcgcttgtgtgtgtgtgtgttgcaAATGTCTTCAATATTATTGTGATCGATAGTTTGAAAGATGTTCATAATTCGTTTGCAAGAGTTAGAAGTATGGTGAGGTTTGTGAGATATTTACCGGCTAGGCTCTAGAAGTTCAAGGTGTTTGTTCGTGCTGAGAGTATTGAATGCAATAAAGGTTGTGTCTTGATATTCCTACAAGACGAAgctcaacattttttatgttggagatGGCCCAACAGTATAGAAAGGCCTTTGACCTCATGGGTGACAAAGACATGCAATATCAAGCACTTTGAGGATGATGAAAGATTGGGGCAACCTAAGAATGATGATTGGGATGTATTGCGGGTTTTTGTAGAATATTTTAGGCTTTTCTATGAGGTGACATGTACCATTTTGGGGCCTTTGTACGTTACATCCAATGAATATTGTCAGCAGGTTTTTCAAGTGAAAAAACAATCAGATAAAATGCACGGGAGTGTTGATTCTACTTTGTGGAATATGACAATGAGTATGATGACTAAGTATGAGAAGCATTAGGGAGATTTGAGTAGGACCAATATTTTCCTATATGTGGCTATTGTTCTTGACCTATAGTACAAAATTGATGACATAATATATAGTTTGGAAAACACCAACGGGAAGGCTTGAGTGGATTGTATTGTGGCAAGGGTTAAGAAAGCTCACAATAGATTGTATGATGAGTTTGCCGCATTCATGGGTATTAATATTCCGCCACCTAACATAGCCTCCTCTCGAAGTTGGGATGGAAAAAAAGCGTAGTTGGGCTGAGAGGTATGAGGCTATGAGCACAACTGAGTTTCGAAAGGCTTTAGACACCCAATCGCAATTGGATAAATACTTGACAGTGGAGATGCACCAATTTATACTGCAATTTGCTATTTTAACTTGATAGAAAGTCAATGCCATCAAGTATCACATCCTCAAAAATTGGAGAAATAACTTCCAGTATTTTGGTCATCCATATTTCTACTGTAGCTTCATAGTTCGCATTTAGCATCGAGGGAACATATTGGATTCATTCCAAAGTTCATTGTTTTTTACCACTATAGAGGCATTGATTTGCACTAATAACCAGATTAAAGGAAAACTAATTCATATTTTGAATGTGGTAGATTTTAAGGAGGCCGATAAGCAGGAGGGTAGTGATCAGCCTGAATCTGGTAATCGCTCTTAATTCATTATTTGCTTttgcttataatatattgtgtcATATTTATTTGACCGTACTTCATCTCAAATTCAATTGTTGTAGGACAAATTCGATAAATGAGGCTACGTCTAAATCTACATTGCCTGCAATATGACTTTGAATATTTGATCCACCATTGTCATTGGTTTGTTAACTTTGtctcttaattatttatagttttttacgtatgtatatcatgtttaattctatgttttttttttcagattttataatCTCACTAGCCCACCCCTAGTTTCAATGATCTCATCTCGATAGAAAAGCCTACAACTGCAAGCTTATGATCTCATACTGCCATTAGTTTGCTAAATTTGTCTCTTAattatttgtactttttttacatatgtatataatatttgtatacatCCTCTTGGACTATTTTTGAAACATTGTTATTCATTCAATTTATttgacaatttgtaatattttgatattaatttataatagttTTAGATTAGTTTTTAACAACTTAGAATTATTAGTTACAACTTATAAGTTACTAGTTACAACTTAGTAACTTTATTAGATAtcattgaattttgttttttgctttaaTTTATAAGCTTAACTTTTTGTATTATGCATTTAattgttttcaattattttttattgaattattcaaAGAAAGAATGGCATTTGGCCCCAAAACTAGGGGGTTGACCAATCCGCCCCCGGCATGTGTAAGGGGCCCTACTCACGAGGTGCGGGGTTGGAGTTTGGGGTGTGGGAAAGGGATACCCCCGTCCGCAACATGCAGAAAACACCCATATGGCCCACAAAGAAAATACAACTACTTCTCTTTTATCCCAAAGCCTATGTTGCATTCTTCGGCCCAGACCAATATGAGACTCCCTCATCCAATGGTCAATATCAATTCACACTATGTTATACGCTGGTTGTGGCAACCCGGATGCAATGCGTAATGGTCGTTTGGGCGAATGGATGAGAAAGTGTGATTGTGGTGGGTTAGCCGTTCAGTAGCTTTCTATAGTCTTTTATTGGGTCGAGCTGCCCATTTGTACTTTGGGtcattttatttagttgttatttatattttgattaggTTTCTGCCCATATCTATAAGGGCATTTAGAGTCGATTAAGTTGTTATGTATGTTACTAGTGCTATTGAgagcaaagttttgaattctttTCCGGTGATTGTTTCGGTATAGATATTGAAACAGAATATTTTCAGACCACTAAGTTTCGAGATAGTcattatatgaataaattatatatatctatatatacagtaatgCCTGTCCTTGTGatgagattttaagaaatagttttagaaaataaaatggaaattactgaactttttaaaacttctcatttccTCCTTAGGATATAAATGATtctatagttaaaaattaaaacatgcttgtaaatttaaaaagacATTTTACAGTGAAActcattaaattaaatcataaagtattttttacaaaatatgaattcatatattacataaaaCTTGTCTAggtttttatcaaattttcctCGGGTCATTTATGTCCTGTTTCTTCATTCTCATTTCATTCATGAGAGGGGCATACATTAAACATTACCAGgtggggattttttttaaatgttttcattcctcataaaaatatttcacacaCCTTGTACATTCATTTGTAAAAAGTTCAaccatttcacatattcaattAACTGTTATCACTTTTTATTAGCCGGTACACATTGTTACGTCTCGTGTGTTGGAATTAGTTGTCTTTTGGATGCGAATTATGCTTGTGGGCACAAGTTGGGAGTCCCTTTCAATCAGGAGGCAGTACTGgatgcactaccagtactacttatccGGCTACGTAATCCAGTTTATTGGtgccatcattcattcatttagtcATGGCCGTTACATAGATTCATACatgaaaacattcatttctttcatttccttttctttcgtTCATTCTTTtcaatcatttcatctcataagtATCATTTCATAACGTTGAGTATAAACATCTTCAttcaaacatcatttcatagcatcGATTATAAAAATCATCGTTTAgacatcatttcatagcatcgagcataaacatcatattttaaatatcatttcatagcTTCAAGAATAAACATCGTCATTTAATTTTATGGAACATAAAGACACTAAGTATATAACATCtatttcacatgcatacaactattcttGAGATGCATAAAAAGAGGCTGCTAAAAAAGGTCATTACATACATAACTTTTAAACATTAATAGCATAGCACAGATTTCATAAaagataatttcattttctatcattgcataaaaataacatttctcttataaaaacattttgtttcattttcatattctttaGAAAAATCTAGATGAGTATGAACATAATTCTTACCTGTACTCCATTCATTTCATGCAATCCATTCATGTAcgtgtcagatgacaacctacatgcattcataaatttatgtaatttctttttcatttgcatATGCAATTTAAACTTAGAACTTGcataataaaaatactcttagCCCTTAGTGTCTTTTCTTCCACGTGGTTTTAACCTTCAATTGATTTTTTACTTAAACCTCATTCACTTTGACCCATCTAATTGTACAAACTTAAACTTCTAGATATTCATAACATCCATATCATTTCACTTATACAAGCCACCATTCAATCCTTGAAGtatgattattttcttaaattctaaaTCTAAACTATGAACCTAAAAGTCCAATTTCATTACTAACTCAAAAAGTGAGCTCACGTGTTTCACTTTAACCTCCAAAGCAATACTCAAAGTCTCGACAAGCCTTACAAATTAATCCCACTTGACCATGAGATCCAAACCACAAATACAATACCCTTCCTTCATACATACCAACAACAACCCCAACTAACATATCACTTCACACGACACACAACCAAGTTTGTACAATACTCAAATCACTTCACATGACACACAATCACATCGCAAACTGTACAATAGCCCCATCACTTCACAAAGCCACATCATAATTGCAAAATTTCGGCTTCACAAACACCATAATTCTAGAGGTAAAGATACATGGTTTTATACCAACATTAGGGGTTGAAAGTTGCGACTTGCTACTTGCCGCTTTCTATCCTTTTATTTCCAGTTGCTGCAATGGAGGAGATGCACGTGGGGTACAATTGACAGTTGCTGGGCAATGACATTTGGGTTGGCTCATGGCAGTTGTGCAACTTTGATGTGGAAGGAGCTCGCTAAAGTTGTTCGTGGTTCTTGGTGGCTTGTGTATGCTTGATGGAGTAGGGGATGCCCACGATTGTTCAAGGGTAGTTTACGGTGGCAGTAGTGTTTGGCCTGAGTGGCGATTGTTTGGTCAGAACACTCTCACGACAAGGAATTAGTGGTTGGTGCGAGCTCATGGAGGGCAGATCACAATGGTGCCACTAGCCTAGTGGTCATAAGGTGCTCATATGCAGAAGAGAGGACATGCGACCATGTGACGCACGTCGGGCTAATGAGCGGCAACTCTGGCTTCATGACTATAAAATAAGGGCTATTTTGGCATTGTGGATGGCTTTGTTGTGCGAGTGAGGGAGGCGAAGAAGCAGTTCATGACATATAGTACCGAGGACATGGAGGATGGCGACAATAGAGCTctaattgtgtgtgtgtgtgtgtgtgtgtgagagagagagagagagagagtgagtgagagagatcTATGGAGTGAGAGTGAGGCCAAGAGGGAAGAAGGGGTAGTTGGCCGGCAAGGTGTGGCGATAGAGGTCTGAGATGGTGCTATCATGACGGCGTGGCTGGTTTGCCAGGAGGCATGCAAGGGGTCACGGGAGGGAGACAACGCAGGGAGGGAGAGGGaattggaaaaaggaaaaaaaaaagatagggaAAGAAAGAATCGAGAATTAGGGTTTTGTCCCAAAACGACGTAGTTTTGAGTATTCCCCTTTGGGCTGGCTAAGCTATTTATAAGGGTTGGGTTATTCTCCTAAGGCTTTGGGCCTTGTTGCAGGCTGGGTTTCACAGCACATGGGGTTAGTTTTGATCTAAGAGTTAAAATAAAACgttgagaaataaaagagagaagaatatAGAAAGTAGAAAGGAAAGGGAAATAGACTAAATATAAAATCCaactatgttttttttatccaaaaattatatttttcatcataaataaaatgatgagttttgataaatattttaagagaaataaattcattttaataagtggagttttcaacataatttcaaatgatgaattctaataatatttccCAGAGAAATAAAATCAGTAAATACTTGGATGATTCAATAACACTAAAGGATctcgataaaaataaaaaataaaaatcaatgaaattttggacttttaaaaatatttagaatacttggactatttaaaaacaaagattCGATATTTAAAACGTTTAGGTGAGGCTCATGACCAACCCGAGAGGGAACAGAGCGGTtagtcacacacacacatataatatatatatatatatttatagagagagagagagagagatacttatctgaaaaactcaataatacttctcaAAACAAGTCTTAAAAACATACATATTTGAAAAACTCAATATTACTTGAGTTCtcaatccaattttttttttttacaaaaaaaaatactcatcttcataaacaaaaaaataaggatCAACATTCgaaacattaataaaaatat carries:
- the LOC108994261 gene encoding protein LIKE COV 2-like, with the translated sequence MAEEKESTSIPLSLAENGGEDPTKSPPSSPNNSSTRKACCFVLQSWVSKKFMTGCVVLFPVAVTFFVTWWFIQFVDGFFSPVYAQLGIDIFGLGFITSLLFVLFVGVFVSSWIGSTLFSLGEWFIKRMPFIRHLYSASKQISAAISPDQNTTAFKEVAIIRHPRVGEYAFGFITSSVTLQGDNEDEELCSVFVPTNHLYIGDILLVNSKEIIRPNLSIREGIEIIVSGGMTMPQTISALEMVTRQNDRIPLNRIA